The following proteins are co-located in the Colletotrichum lupini chromosome 4, complete sequence genome:
- a CDS encoding FluG domain-containing protein: EIAGRGRLKALYYKDILIIIIRYLITGRAVLVIIIKFIYYKKANNKLKPTIFFFIFIKRFIFYIISIIITLILYN, translated from the exons gaaATAGCCGGGCGGGGACGTCTAAAAGCCTTATACTATAaggatatacttataataattattcgctatttaataacgggacgagccgtattagtaataattattaagtttatttattataaaaaagctaataataagctaaaacc gactatcttcttttttatatttataaaaaggtttattttttatattattagtattattattactcttatactctataactag